One stretch of Siphonobacter curvatus DNA includes these proteins:
- a CDS encoding polyprenyl synthetase family protein, which yields MLLNDYTTAIEQTIATTQYGQSPIELYEPITYIMGLGGKRIRPLLTVMATALFTENWQQAVRPAVGVEVFHNFTLMHDDIMDKAPIRRGQPTVHEKWNDNVAILSGDVMLVSAYEFLTEVEPAYLKAVIKKFNRAAAEVCEGQQWDMNFEKRMDVTKAQYLEMIRLKTAVLLGFALELGGIIGGTDEENARILKKLGDAVGTGFQLKDDLLDVYGDPGKFGKLVGGDILANKKTFLLIDALEKATGSDQEELQFWLSPQDHHNIEKVQAVTALYDRLGVRQTTEAEMNRYFEEGFEYLKALRIADEKKEVLQDFFQNLIEREK from the coding sequence ATGCTACTCAACGACTATACCACCGCGATTGAACAAACCATCGCAACCACTCAGTACGGCCAATCTCCCATTGAATTATACGAACCCATTACTTACATCATGGGTCTGGGTGGTAAACGAATCCGGCCTTTACTGACGGTGATGGCTACCGCTCTCTTCACCGAAAACTGGCAACAAGCGGTTCGACCCGCGGTAGGCGTGGAGGTTTTTCACAACTTCACGCTCATGCACGATGATATCATGGACAAAGCTCCCATTCGTCGGGGCCAGCCCACCGTCCACGAAAAATGGAACGACAACGTGGCTATTCTTTCAGGAGATGTGATGTTGGTTTCAGCCTATGAGTTTCTGACGGAGGTAGAGCCGGCCTACCTGAAAGCCGTCATCAAGAAATTCAACCGGGCCGCTGCCGAAGTGTGCGAAGGGCAGCAGTGGGATATGAATTTTGAGAAGCGAATGGATGTCACCAAAGCTCAGTACCTGGAAATGATTCGTTTGAAGACCGCCGTATTGCTGGGCTTTGCTTTAGAATTGGGTGGAATCATTGGGGGGACGGACGAGGAAAACGCTCGCATCTTGAAAAAACTGGGCGATGCGGTGGGTACGGGTTTTCAGCTCAAGGACGATTTGCTGGATGTGTACGGCGATCCCGGTAAGTTTGGTAAACTCGTAGGTGGCGATATTCTGGCTAACAAGAAAACATTCCTACTCATCGACGCCCTGGAAAAAGCCACGGGTAGCGATCAGGAAGAACTGCAATTTTGGCTATCCCCGCAGGATCACCACAATATCGAAAAAGTACAGGCAGTTACGGCATTGTATGATCGCTTAGGGGTACGGCAGACGACGGAAGCAGAAATGAATCGCTACTTTGAGGAGGGCTTCGAGTATTTGAAAGCCCTGCGAATTGCGGATGAGAAAAAAGAAGTGCTTCAGGACTTTTTCCAGAATCTGATTGAGCGGGAAAAGTAA
- a CDS encoding thioredoxin family protein, with protein sequence MQRIVTLCCTMALILVSLAFIPRPAPAPQAAKVEWLTIEEAYARNQKEPRKFLIDVYTDWCGWCKVMDRETFNDPKVADYINQKYYAVKLDAEGKNPIKLGTHTFKFVAQGNRGYQELAAILMNGQMSFPTVVFMDEKFLDKQQFQVIQAVPGFHKAGEFHQIITFFGDNYHKKQTPWEKYQKEIYPKSFTK encoded by the coding sequence ATGCAACGAATCGTTACCCTTTGCTGCACGATGGCACTGATTCTGGTGTCGCTGGCTTTTATCCCCCGTCCCGCACCGGCACCCCAAGCTGCGAAGGTAGAGTGGTTGACGATTGAAGAAGCCTACGCTCGGAATCAGAAAGAACCCCGTAAGTTTCTCATCGATGTGTATACCGATTGGTGTGGCTGGTGTAAAGTGATGGACCGTGAAACCTTCAATGATCCGAAAGTAGCTGACTATATCAATCAGAAATATTATGCGGTGAAACTGGATGCCGAAGGGAAAAATCCGATTAAGCTAGGCACGCATACCTTCAAATTCGTGGCTCAGGGCAACCGGGGCTATCAGGAATTGGCGGCTATCCTCATGAACGGCCAGATGAGCTTTCCGACCGTTGTGTTTATGGACGAAAAGTTTCTCGATAAGCAGCAGTTTCAGGTCATTCAGGCCGTACCCGGTTTTCACAAAGCCGGTGAATTTCATCAGATCATTACGTTTTTCGGCGATAACTATCATAAAAAACAAACGCCTTGGGAGAAATATCAGAAGGAAATTTATCCAAAGTCTTTTACTAAATAG
- a CDS encoding SusC/RagA family TonB-linked outer membrane protein — MKRSLSKTTLLVLTCLGLWISSAEIPTYGRATAFTLPIDRQITGTVTDEKGAPLTGATIAIKGTTQGSITDAEGKFTLSVPNDQAVLIVSYVGYNKKEITVGSQTVVNVSLAPNDGNLQEVVVTALGVSRESRTLGYAVSTINAEVMTKARETNIGNSLAGRVAGLSVRGTSGGPGSSSKLLLRGMPSMNSGGAPLIVINGVPMDNTQRGSAGEWGGADGGDGLGNLNPDDIENMTVLKGQSASALYGTRASNGVILITTKKGRKGDFSIDYNLNYTMDQPMNLTDFQYQYGQGQNGLKPGSVADAQQTARLSWGAKLDGSMITQFDGNQYAYSAQRNNIRNFYRMGSNFTNTVAVTKGGDNGSFRLSLSNLDNQAVISNSGMNRKTINLTADQNITSKLSVSVLANYINEKIHGKPQLSDGPLNANNGMFLATNIDQRILAPGYNPTTGEEIVFSDDSYVTNPYFVTSKYINNVDRQRLISMVSTKYQFADWIYAQARLGYDNANDQIFRVTPWGTAFSIKSDPAGQGLLDEQSVARTTEINVDGLIGVNKNITPDLSLNALLGANIRKNQYSKQTINGSPFVLRDLYSWRNVVNYNRDYQYTASEVQSAYYSFDLGFKNFLNLTTTGRYDTYSSLPSNNRSIFTPSVSGAFVFTDLLKMNKLSFGKLRASYALTSGEPKPYQTNVYYSVGNSLNGVATGNFSTALPNLFLKPFTKSEVELGLELKFFSGRLGIDAAYFTQETQNEIMNANYSFASGYTSGVVGTGSTQNRGLELQLTGTPIKAANFTWNTSVNLTSVKNKILKTDPSNSPVIIGKNRATLDNATTAFVVGQAGPQIRAYDYKYAADGQIIVDAAGVPVKGDLKNWGTVLPTLFGGWNNDFSYNNFNLSFLIDYNYGNKILSATEYYTYYRGLNKATLVGREANYITTGVTAEGVASTAKTSLQNYYQGVANNITKTSVIDGDFIKLRQITLGYNLPAKLLTGVPLIKAVNVSLVARNLFYIMKKAKNIDPESSFGANLNYYGIEGTGLPSARTYGVNLNIKFK, encoded by the coding sequence ATGAAAAGAAGCTTATCTAAGACCACTTTGCTGGTGCTTACCTGCCTGGGGCTATGGATTTCCAGTGCCGAGATCCCCACGTACGGAAGGGCCACTGCTTTTACGTTACCCATTGACCGTCAGATTACGGGTACGGTTACCGACGAAAAAGGAGCTCCTCTCACCGGGGCTACTATTGCCATTAAAGGCACTACCCAAGGTTCGATTACGGATGCTGAGGGTAAATTCACCCTTTCCGTTCCTAATGATCAGGCGGTTTTGATTGTTTCTTACGTAGGTTACAACAAGAAAGAAATCACCGTTGGGTCTCAAACGGTAGTCAACGTTAGCCTGGCTCCCAACGACGGCAATTTACAAGAGGTTGTCGTTACGGCTCTCGGCGTATCCCGCGAATCCCGTACCCTGGGTTACGCGGTTTCAACGATTAATGCCGAAGTAATGACCAAAGCCCGCGAAACCAACATTGGTAACTCGCTGGCGGGCCGGGTGGCTGGTTTGAGCGTTCGTGGCACGAGCGGTGGACCGGGTAGTAGCTCGAAGCTGCTCTTACGCGGGATGCCCAGTATGAACTCCGGTGGTGCTCCACTTATTGTCATCAACGGCGTACCGATGGATAACACCCAACGCGGCAGTGCCGGTGAATGGGGCGGTGCCGATGGAGGCGATGGTTTGGGTAACCTCAACCCGGATGACATCGAAAACATGACCGTTTTGAAAGGTCAGTCGGCTTCGGCTTTGTACGGTACCCGTGCTTCTAATGGGGTCATCCTGATTACGACTAAAAAAGGTAGAAAAGGAGACTTCTCCATTGACTACAACCTCAATTACACCATGGATCAGCCCATGAACCTGACGGACTTCCAGTACCAGTACGGTCAGGGACAAAATGGTCTGAAACCAGGTTCTGTCGCCGATGCTCAGCAAACGGCCCGTTTAAGCTGGGGTGCGAAGCTCGATGGATCCATGATTACGCAATTTGACGGCAACCAGTACGCGTATTCGGCTCAGCGAAATAACATCCGGAATTTTTACCGTATGGGTTCGAACTTTACCAATACGGTAGCCGTAACCAAAGGCGGTGACAATGGTTCGTTCCGGCTTTCACTCTCGAACCTGGACAACCAGGCGGTTATATCCAATAGTGGTATGAATCGGAAGACGATCAACCTAACGGCTGATCAGAACATCACCAGCAAGCTGAGCGTAAGTGTACTGGCCAACTACATTAACGAAAAGATACACGGCAAGCCTCAGTTAAGTGACGGTCCGCTGAATGCCAACAACGGCATGTTCCTGGCTACCAACATTGACCAACGTATTCTGGCACCGGGCTACAATCCAACAACCGGCGAAGAAATCGTATTCAGTGATGATTCCTACGTGACGAACCCCTACTTTGTTACTAGTAAGTACATCAACAATGTAGATCGTCAGCGATTGATCTCCATGGTGTCGACGAAGTATCAGTTTGCCGACTGGATCTATGCTCAGGCACGCTTGGGTTACGATAATGCCAATGATCAGATTTTCAGAGTAACTCCCTGGGGAACTGCCTTTTCTATCAAATCAGATCCGGCAGGTCAAGGACTCCTGGATGAACAGTCTGTAGCTCGTACCACGGAAATTAACGTGGACGGATTGATTGGTGTAAACAAAAACATTACACCTGATCTTAGCCTGAATGCCCTGCTTGGAGCAAACATTCGTAAGAACCAGTACAGCAAGCAAACCATTAATGGTAGCCCTTTCGTACTGCGTGACCTATATAGCTGGAGAAACGTAGTGAACTACAACCGGGACTATCAGTATACCGCTTCTGAAGTTCAGTCTGCTTACTACAGCTTTGACCTGGGCTTTAAGAATTTCCTGAACTTAACTACGACGGGTCGTTACGATACCTACTCTTCGTTACCGTCGAACAACCGGTCCATCTTTACGCCTTCGGTTTCGGGAGCTTTCGTCTTTACCGATCTGCTCAAGATGAATAAGTTAAGCTTTGGTAAACTGCGGGCTTCCTACGCGTTGACGAGTGGAGAACCCAAACCTTATCAGACTAATGTTTATTACAGTGTAGGTAACTCGCTTAATGGCGTAGCAACGGGTAACTTCTCTACCGCTTTACCTAACTTATTCCTGAAACCCTTTACGAAGAGTGAAGTAGAGTTAGGTTTGGAACTGAAATTCTTCTCGGGTCGTCTGGGTATCGATGCAGCTTATTTCACGCAGGAGACGCAAAACGAAATCATGAACGCGAACTATAGCTTTGCCTCGGGTTATACCTCAGGTGTGGTTGGGACGGGTTCTACGCAAAACCGTGGTTTAGAACTGCAGTTAACGGGTACGCCTATTAAAGCAGCCAATTTTACCTGGAATACTTCGGTTAACCTGACCTCTGTTAAGAACAAGATTCTGAAGACAGATCCTAGCAATAGCCCCGTTATCATTGGTAAAAACCGAGCTACGCTGGATAATGCTACCACAGCCTTCGTAGTCGGTCAAGCGGGTCCGCAGATTCGTGCGTATGACTACAAGTATGCCGCTGATGGTCAGATCATTGTAGACGCAGCAGGTGTACCTGTAAAAGGCGACCTGAAAAACTGGGGTACGGTATTACCTACGCTGTTCGGTGGTTGGAATAACGACTTCTCTTACAATAACTTCAATTTGTCGTTCCTGATCGATTATAACTACGGTAACAAGATTCTCTCGGCTACCGAGTACTATACGTACTACCGCGGCTTAAACAAAGCGACACTCGTAGGCCGCGAAGCGAATTACATCACGACGGGCGTTACAGCAGAAGGGGTAGCCAGTACAGCTAAAACAAGCCTGCAGAATTACTACCAAGGTGTAGCCAACAACATTACTAAAACCAGCGTAATCGACGGTGACTTCATCAAGCTTCGTCAAATTACACTTGGCTACAACTTACCGGCTAAACTCCTGACGGGTGTACCTCTGATCAAAGCGGTTAACGTTTCACTCGTAGCCCGGAACCTGTTCTACATCATGAAAAAGGCGAAGAACATCGATCCGGAATCCTCTTTCGGTGCGAACCTGAATTACTACGGTATTGAAGGTACCGGCCTTCCCTCGGCTCGTACGTATGGCGTTAACTTAAACATTAAGTTTAAATAA
- a CDS encoding SusD/RagB family nutrient-binding outer membrane lipoprotein, with translation MKKRLILLSILAGSLQFSCTKHFDELNVDPNQASEAIFNANLLLPSAQWKYVESISGYNSVLFQSMWIQAYASTSTGGANYYSNGDKYVLSNNTLSYLDRVWNNAYNAASFAYEMEQLAKKKGGMSNLENIGTIMQIQSLATASDVFGDIPYSQALQAKTGNITQPTYDTQESIYKSLLTRLETAVTALNANQAAPTNDAFAYKGNIGQWKRYGYSLMLKLAMRLTKADPTTAKTYAEKAAAGGVFTSVADDAYVMADLTNSYTNANASALATAADLYQLRWSKTMIDYLKSNEDPRLGKIAEVPAAGLAANQTATGGDNTPANQLGLPNGYDLSGGATDITKAPNYPGATGTGNDVTPLGKYSRPTNVFRNQSGPLFVLTYAETELLLAEAATRGYTVTGSAATHYKNAVSAGLQSLAKFGTTVAIDAATADAYATAHPLVAANALKQINEQYWATTSILQNFIEAWSNWRRSGYPQLTPVNYTGNFSSGSIPRRELYPTGEGSLNPTNYKEAASRLPNGDVWTSRIWWDKQ, from the coding sequence ATGAAAAAGAGACTCATTCTCCTTTCTATACTAGCAGGGTCTTTGCAATTCTCCTGTACAAAGCATTTTGATGAGCTTAACGTCGACCCTAACCAGGCTTCTGAAGCTATTTTCAACGCAAACTTGCTGCTGCCGAGTGCTCAGTGGAAATACGTAGAGTCTATCTCGGGTTATAACTCGGTTTTGTTCCAAAGCATGTGGATTCAGGCCTATGCTTCTACTTCCACGGGCGGAGCCAACTACTATTCGAACGGCGACAAGTACGTCCTTTCCAACAATACCCTCTCCTACCTGGACCGGGTCTGGAATAATGCGTACAATGCGGCCAGCTTCGCCTACGAAATGGAGCAACTGGCCAAGAAAAAAGGAGGCATGTCCAATCTGGAGAACATTGGCACCATTATGCAAATCCAAAGTCTGGCGACGGCTTCCGATGTATTCGGTGACATTCCGTACTCGCAGGCTCTGCAGGCAAAAACGGGTAACATTACGCAACCAACTTACGATACGCAGGAAAGCATTTACAAATCGCTCCTGACTCGTTTGGAAACGGCCGTTACTGCTCTAAATGCTAACCAAGCTGCTCCGACCAACGATGCCTTCGCCTACAAGGGTAACATCGGCCAATGGAAACGCTATGGTTACTCGCTGATGCTGAAACTAGCGATGCGTTTAACAAAGGCAGACCCAACAACGGCTAAGACTTACGCTGAAAAGGCGGCTGCTGGTGGCGTATTTACCAGCGTGGCTGACGATGCATACGTAATGGCCGACCTGACCAACAGTTATACCAATGCCAACGCTTCAGCTTTGGCAACGGCGGCGGATTTGTACCAGCTTCGCTGGAGCAAAACGATGATTGATTATCTGAAAAGCAATGAGGATCCTCGTTTAGGCAAAATTGCGGAAGTTCCAGCGGCCGGACTCGCGGCAAACCAGACCGCTACGGGTGGCGACAATACACCAGCCAATCAGTTAGGCTTACCCAATGGCTACGATTTGAGCGGTGGTGCTACGGATATTACTAAAGCTCCCAATTACCCCGGTGCTACGGGTACGGGCAACGACGTTACGCCCTTGGGTAAGTATTCGCGCCCTACGAATGTTTTCCGTAATCAGAGCGGACCGTTATTCGTGCTGACCTACGCCGAAACGGAACTGTTGCTGGCCGAAGCGGCTACGCGGGGTTACACCGTAACTGGTTCGGCAGCTACGCACTACAAAAATGCCGTATCTGCGGGTCTGCAATCGTTAGCGAAATTTGGTACGACAGTGGCGATTGATGCTGCTACGGCTGATGCCTACGCTACGGCTCACCCCTTAGTAGCAGCCAATGCCCTCAAGCAGATTAATGAGCAGTACTGGGCTACGACCAGCATTTTGCAAAACTTCATTGAAGCCTGGAGTAACTGGAGACGTTCGGGATATCCCCAACTTACGCCAGTAAACTATACGGGTAACTTCTCTAGTGGTAGTATTCCACGGCGGGAGCTTTACCCAACCGGCGAAGGTTCACTAAACCCGACCAACTACAAAGAAGCCGCTTCCCGTTTACCCAACGGTGACGTTTGGACTTCCCGGATTTGGTGGGATAAACAATAG
- a CDS encoding VCBS repeat-containing protein gives MIQKGILYLLVATLTASVTWAQKPVFQLLPPEKTGITFKNEIIETENHNIMEYEYFYSGGGVAVGDINNDGLDDLFFTSNLKENKLYLNLGGLKFKDITLEAGLQGRTDAWKSGVSMADVNNDGLLDIFVCYMGKGDLDKRRKQLFINQGNLTFKEQAKEYGLDDPSYSFQSAFFDYDNDGDLDLLLLNHSVGKYDNLELYKYRNDVDELSGNKLFENRGNHFVEVTKKAGIRQHTLTYGLGVVVTDLNKDGWQDIYVTNDYNEPDYLYLNNKDGTFREVSKQAFRHLSQFSMGLDIADYNNDGWADIVSLDMLPEDNRRQKTLQLQENYESYDLMLKQDLHKQFMRNMLQLNNGDGTFSEIAQLAGVASTDWSWSPLLADYDNDGYKDLFVSNGYLRDFTNKDFLKYWGDYKIRKAMDREPMQMMDLIKAIPASRLPNYVFRNNHDLTFTNKQMEWGLTNPCVSNGAAYADLDNDGDLELIVNNINDPVSVYQNLSRESGTSNYIQFALRSPKGNRNALGAKVTVYTQGALQYQELMPVRGYLSSQPLTLHFGLGTHTVVDSVRIIWPDLTQELHKAVKANQRLVVEQKSTLPWSATTVQKPTVFESVKPLFAHTHQGYAENDFKRQPLMLSMYSQTGPVLAKGDVNKDGLEDVFIGGDQTNTGKILIQQKNGSFQALEKLVIGDELMSAAAAAVFFDANGDGYDDLYVAMGGYSLFEPNSASLQDLLYLNDGKGNLTLAPLPTVNASSKSCVRVADYDMDGDLDVFVGGRVIPGKYPLSPTSYLLENDGKGTFTAHRFPVNGMVTDAQWEDLDQDGRKDLILCGEFMPIKVFKNTPEGFSDQSNEYFPQQENGFWSSLLVYDLDNDGQKDIIAGNLGMNTQIKVSPQQPGELYYADFDNNGSIDPLFCFYMQNKSYPFVSRDELNDQIFPMRRKFISYKDYSEATIDKILSPEQLSSALKWTVTEAHTVCFRRDQGTFKKMPLPIQAQFAPVTQILAGDFTHHHQTDVLLLGNKSYNRLKIGTMDANYGCLLRARGLEFDYVNQMESGLSVSGDVKSVLSLRVNNQDYLVIGAFDQPLQFYQVK, from the coding sequence ATGATCCAAAAAGGTATCTTGTATCTTTTGGTCGCCACGCTGACTGCTTCGGTTACGTGGGCACAGAAACCTGTATTTCAGTTACTTCCCCCCGAAAAAACGGGTATTACCTTCAAAAATGAAATCATCGAAACGGAAAACCACAACATTATGGAGTATGAATACTTCTATAGTGGCGGTGGCGTGGCCGTGGGCGACATTAATAATGATGGCCTGGATGATTTATTCTTTACCTCGAATCTGAAAGAAAACAAGCTGTACCTAAATCTGGGTGGCTTGAAATTTAAAGATATTACGCTGGAGGCCGGCCTACAGGGCCGGACCGATGCCTGGAAAAGTGGCGTGAGTATGGCCGATGTCAACAACGATGGCCTGCTCGACATTTTCGTTTGTTACATGGGCAAAGGCGACCTCGACAAACGGCGTAAACAGTTATTCATCAATCAGGGCAATCTGACGTTTAAAGAACAGGCCAAAGAATATGGCCTGGATGATCCCTCCTATAGTTTTCAATCGGCTTTTTTTGATTACGACAACGATGGAGACCTGGACCTGCTGTTGCTCAATCACAGCGTAGGAAAGTACGACAACTTGGAATTGTACAAGTACCGCAATGATGTGGACGAATTGTCTGGTAACAAACTTTTCGAAAACCGGGGTAATCACTTTGTCGAAGTCACGAAAAAAGCGGGCATTCGCCAGCATACCCTGACGTATGGTCTGGGCGTCGTTGTCACAGACCTCAACAAAGATGGCTGGCAGGACATTTACGTAACGAACGACTACAACGAACCAGATTACCTGTATCTGAACAATAAAGACGGCACCTTTAGGGAAGTAAGCAAACAGGCCTTCCGCCATCTATCCCAGTTTTCGATGGGACTCGACATTGCCGATTACAACAATGACGGCTGGGCCGATATTGTCTCACTGGATATGCTTCCGGAGGATAACCGTCGCCAGAAAACCCTGCAACTTCAGGAAAACTACGAGTCGTATGACCTCATGCTCAAGCAGGATCTGCACAAGCAGTTCATGCGAAACATGCTGCAACTCAATAATGGCGATGGTACCTTTAGTGAGATTGCTCAACTGGCGGGTGTTGCCAGTACGGACTGGAGCTGGAGCCCCCTCCTGGCCGATTACGATAATGATGGATACAAGGATCTGTTCGTATCCAATGGCTATTTGCGGGATTTTACCAACAAAGATTTCCTGAAATACTGGGGCGACTACAAGATTCGAAAAGCCATGGACCGGGAGCCCATGCAAATGATGGACCTCATCAAAGCCATTCCGGCGAGTCGGCTTCCCAACTATGTGTTCCGAAACAACCATGATCTGACGTTCACCAACAAACAGATGGAATGGGGGTTGACAAATCCCTGCGTTTCCAATGGAGCCGCGTACGCGGATCTGGACAACGACGGTGATCTGGAACTGATCGTCAATAATATTAACGATCCGGTTTCAGTGTATCAAAACCTGAGTCGTGAATCGGGTACCAGTAATTACATCCAATTTGCCTTACGCTCACCGAAAGGAAATCGAAATGCTCTGGGAGCCAAGGTTACCGTGTACACGCAGGGAGCCCTTCAGTACCAGGAATTGATGCCGGTTCGGGGATATTTGTCTTCGCAACCCCTCACCTTGCACTTCGGTCTGGGTACGCATACCGTAGTTGATTCCGTACGTATCATCTGGCCGGATTTAACGCAGGAATTACACAAGGCGGTAAAAGCGAACCAACGCCTCGTAGTCGAACAGAAAAGTACTCTACCCTGGTCTGCCACGACGGTTCAAAAGCCAACCGTATTCGAGTCGGTAAAGCCCCTTTTTGCCCATACCCACCAGGGTTACGCTGAAAATGACTTCAAGCGACAGCCGCTGATGTTATCCATGTACTCCCAAACGGGTCCGGTACTGGCGAAGGGAGATGTGAATAAGGACGGGCTGGAAGATGTCTTCATTGGTGGCGACCAGACCAATACGGGCAAAATCCTGATTCAGCAGAAAAATGGTTCGTTCCAGGCCCTTGAAAAGCTAGTCATCGGAGATGAGTTGATGTCGGCGGCGGCAGCAGCGGTCTTTTTCGATGCCAATGGCGATGGCTACGATGACCTGTACGTAGCTATGGGTGGCTATTCACTTTTCGAACCCAATTCGGCTTCCCTGCAGGATCTTCTGTACCTCAACGACGGAAAGGGGAATCTAACGCTTGCTCCATTACCCACTGTAAACGCCAGCAGTAAATCCTGCGTGCGGGTCGCGGATTATGATATGGATGGGGACTTGGATGTATTTGTAGGCGGGAGAGTCATTCCGGGCAAATACCCGCTAAGCCCCACTTCGTATCTACTGGAAAACGACGGAAAAGGAACCTTCACGGCCCATCGATTCCCGGTCAACGGCATGGTTACCGATGCTCAATGGGAAGATCTGGATCAGGATGGACGCAAAGACCTCATTCTCTGTGGCGAGTTTATGCCCATCAAAGTTTTCAAAAATACGCCTGAAGGTTTTTCGGATCAGTCTAACGAATACTTTCCTCAACAGGAAAACGGATTCTGGTCCAGTCTTCTGGTGTATGATCTGGATAACGACGGTCAAAAAGACATCATTGCTGGGAACCTGGGTATGAATACGCAAATCAAGGTTTCGCCGCAACAACCGGGCGAGCTGTACTACGCCGATTTTGATAATAATGGCTCCATCGATCCGCTGTTCTGTTTTTACATGCAGAACAAGTCGTATCCCTTCGTGAGTCGGGATGAATTGAACGATCAGATTTTTCCGATGCGTCGGAAATTCATTTCATACAAGGATTACTCCGAAGCAACGATTGACAAGATTCTCTCCCCCGAACAATTGAGTTCCGCTTTAAAGTGGACTGTAACCGAAGCCCATACCGTCTGCTTCCGCCGGGATCAGGGAACGTTTAAAAAGATGCCGTTGCCGATTCAGGCTCAGTTTGCTCCCGTTACGCAGATTCTCGCGGGCGACTTTACCCATCACCACCAGACGGATGTACTCTTGCTGGGCAACAAATCCTATAACCGCCTCAAAATCGGCACGATGGATGCCAACTATGGTTGCCTGCTCCGGGCCAGAGGTCTGGAGTTTGACTACGTCAATCAGATGGAATCCGGCTTATCAGTGAGCGGAGATGTGAAATCGGTTTTGAGCCTGCGGGTGAACAATCAGGATTACTTAGTCATTGGGGCTTTTGATCAGCCCCTGCAATTCTACCAAGTGAAATGA
- a CDS encoding vanadium-dependent haloperoxidase: MKRFLLIFFSTISMVWAEKPNPAQHLQPSVFAVTMVMIHDVVNPPAAARFYSYCLLGAQEFVSRNDSKIPSPTRLARDFKKPDLSSVQSYDYALAATYCILETGRLILPSGYMLEEDQKKLVEKWLAEGQPQPTIDAAIDAAQVMAKHVLAYALTDRYNQLSTRLRYRPVKGEGYWYPTPPGYIEAIEPHWKTIRPFMMDSCSQFAPKRPVTFSRDSSSNFYKLAYEVYQKGKTLNTDHRFIASYWDCNPFAINTSGHMMIGFKKISPGGHWMNITSIATTQAKLSFNRSVFVLALTAMTLHDAFISCWDEKYRSNRIRPETYIQQQIDKTWQPLLQTPPFPEYTSGHSVISTAVSEVLTYLLGDRFAFTDTTEVIFDLPTRSFQSFRQAAEEAAISRLYGGIHYRDAIEQGQEQGKAIGLFVIAKVKKAGVKSF, translated from the coding sequence ATGAAACGTTTTTTGCTGATTTTTTTTAGTACCATATCCATGGTATGGGCGGAAAAACCGAATCCCGCCCAGCATCTGCAACCTTCGGTTTTTGCCGTAACCATGGTGATGATTCACGATGTCGTCAATCCTCCGGCTGCTGCTCGTTTTTATTCCTACTGCCTCCTGGGAGCCCAGGAATTTGTCTCCCGAAATGATTCAAAAATCCCCTCGCCTACCCGGTTAGCCCGTGATTTCAAAAAACCCGATTTGTCTTCGGTTCAGTCGTACGATTACGCCCTGGCTGCTACCTACTGCATTTTGGAAACGGGTCGACTGATTCTCCCTTCCGGCTACATGCTCGAGGAAGATCAGAAAAAACTGGTTGAAAAATGGCTCGCCGAAGGACAGCCGCAACCAACCATTGATGCCGCCATTGACGCTGCTCAGGTCATGGCTAAACACGTCCTTGCGTATGCACTTACTGACCGTTATAACCAACTCAGTACCCGACTTCGTTACCGTCCGGTGAAAGGAGAAGGTTACTGGTATCCCACGCCTCCGGGATACATTGAAGCGATCGAGCCGCACTGGAAGACCATTCGTCCGTTTATGATGGATTCCTGTAGTCAGTTTGCACCCAAACGTCCCGTTACGTTCAGCAGGGATTCCAGCAGTAATTTCTATAAGCTGGCGTACGAAGTTTACCAGAAAGGCAAAACGCTGAATACGGACCACCGTTTCATTGCCTCCTACTGGGATTGTAATCCTTTTGCGATCAATACGTCGGGTCACATGATGATCGGTTTCAAGAAAATCAGTCCCGGAGGCCACTGGATGAACATTACCAGTATTGCGACCACGCAGGCCAAACTGAGCTTTAACCGATCCGTATTCGTACTGGCCTTAACCGCCATGACCCTGCACGACGCGTTCATTAGCTGCTGGGATGAAAAATACCGGAGTAATCGGATTCGCCCAGAAACGTACATTCAGCAACAAATCGATAAGACCTGGCAACCGTTGTTACAAACCCCGCCCTTTCCCGAATATACCAGCGGGCACAGCGTCATTTCCACGGCGGTTTCCGAAGTGTTGACGTACTTGCTGGGCGATCGTTTTGCCTTTACGGATACGACAGAGGTCATCTTTGATCTTCCTACGCGATCGTTTCAATCGTTTCGGCAGGCAGCCGAAGAAGCAGCCATTTCCCGGCTTTACGGCGGAATCCATTACCGGGATGCCATTGAACAAGGGCAGGAACAGGGAAAAGCCATTGGACTATTTGTGATTGCGAAAGTAAAAAAAGCGGGTGTCAAATCGTTTTGA